ATTGGGTTTTCCCTGCATTGAACTTTTTGTGAAGGTAAGCACCATTTGCACACATTTTGCTTGACGTGCCTCAGTGTGTCAGAGATGTCCAACCGAACCAATATTATGGTCATATTATTACGGCTGTGCATTTTACAACTGCAATAAtttatgattgtgtgtgtgtgtgtgtgtgcttaggCAGGAAGTGATGGTGAGAGCATTGGTAACTGCCCCTTCTCTCAAAGACTTTTCATGATTCTGTGGTTAAAAGGAGTAATCTTCAACGTCACCACAGTTGACCTAAAGCGGTAAGAGCGACTCTCACACTTTGACTGTAAAAGGAAACCAACACAAGGGATGGTTAACGGCCCAACTTCAGACTAAATTTTAGGTGGTGCCCCTTTTGCATCACAGTAAATTCCACTGCTATTTTAGAACTTAAACCTGAATATCTTTGaaaaattattctaaatgataaCATACAAgtaatgaataaaaattaattttaaatttaaaaaaaacaacaaaatatatgaatatattttacttgtaatgcatttttctttttaaacagatctgaaaatgtgacagaaaaaaagaataataaactcAAATAATGAACTAGGGATGTCCGATATTAGTATGAGGATATAATATCAGTACATATTGATATTGGGTTTTATGttcataataaaaatatgtatttataagtGCATATCTTGGTATTGTTTGATTTATAAAATCAAAAAGTGTTAATCAGTATCATCATAACATTGACCATCTCTGCtatataccagtggttcccaaatggtGCTCCGCGGCACACCGGTGTGCCGTGAGGCAAGTCCGGGTGTgatgtgggattttgtgacaaccatacatcATTATTGGAATACACAACtccacaaaaataattattttttaatttactgttttgtatgcactcatttcataatacagagacaaactctatacctacaactttttggaaatattttgttaataaatatttaatgagtaatatagttgtctgtcacattttatttggaatTAGTAAATCAtcatgcacatttacagatattgtacatgatgaTATGAGTGACAACACGTGTTATAatggctattttgcacaataggtgtgctTTCAGATTTGTActtgtttgggaaccactgctatatACCATATACAATGTAAATCCAAAGCTAATTGACACCATTAGAGTCAAATCAAACCACAACCAGCTCATAGTGTCAAACTCCTAAACTCCACTTTCTAACTTTGAAGTCTGGTATCTACATTTGATGTTTCCAGAAAACCAGCTGACCTACAGGATCTGGCCCCAGGAACCAACCCTCCCTTTATGACGTTCAACGGCGAAGTCAAAGTTGATGTCAACAAGATAGAAGAGTTTCTGGAAGAGAAGCTAAACCCTCCCAGGTAGTGATACAACACAATGTTAGATCTATTACCCAAAGTAGAGAGATCACATTTTACTCTTCGCCAACAGCAAACAGATCGCTTATAGACATGTAACCACTCGTATGTGTTTTACCACCAGGTACCCCAGACTGGCTCCTAAACATCCTGAAGCCAACACAGCTGGCATAGATGTGTTCTCCAAATTCTCAGCGTTTATCAAAAATCCAAGAAGAGACGCCACTGATGGTAAGAACTAGTGTGGGTTAGAATTGtcaattcaaaacaaacaacacacgAGATCAATTGAATAGAATACAGGTCACGCACAGTGTTTTCCAGACTAGAAGTTGCTACGTTTTCCTTAAAATTGAGAAAGCATTTTAGAGTCTGAGgcgatatatacagtacatgcatTTTTCAGTCCTAAGCACAATCTAGTGAGTAAATATATGAATTGTATTTCCCTGTGAATGTATAGTGGCTAAACACtgtgcatttaattaaaaaacgaataccaaagataaataaaagaatgatagACTGAATGGATCATGTgtgccaaactcaaggcccgggggccaaatctggcatTTTAGGTCATCAAATCTGGTAAAAAAGTCCAAAATACGTAAATTTTTATCCAAATGACCAagttcagttgtagatatgACTCGAATACACAAACTCAATTAAACTCTGCAATATTACAACTTTCCCATGCTTttttcacatgactgcagtcatttcgaatctcaaattgttaaagatctaaacccccccccccccccacccaaaaaaaaaaaaataaataaatggttgcAATATCTATAAAAtgcaaaagagaaaatcctgcagggtgTAATATCTCTCAATTATTGCCTGGAtccttacatacagtaagttTTGCATGAAGGAAAAGttttgggacatttttgaaattgcttgttttcccgcCTTGAATCTGCgtcccacttaagatcaaacttttggcccttgaacaaaaatcagtttgacacccctgggttGGATGAATGAGTGAATAGACAGATCATAGTGCTCTTTGTTCTGTGTCTTAACCTAATGCTTGCAGCGCTGGAGAAAGCCTTGCTCAAATCTCTCCGGCACATTGACGACTTTCTGAGAACTCCCCTATCTGAAGAGATCGATGCTGACGCTTCCGGAGATCTGCCAGAGTCCTCCCGAAGCTTCCTTGACGGTCCTGACCTGACCCTGGCCGACTGCAATCTTCTGCCTAAACTACACATCATCAAGGTTTGTTTTGGTCGTTTCAACACTATCCATAATCTGAAGTATTCACTGTTACCTGTGTGCTCAGGTTGTGGCCAAGAAGTACCGTGGGTTTGAGATACCGGCTGACATGGTTGGGGTATGGAGGTATCTGAACAGCGCCTACCAGAAAGTGGAGTTCACCAGCACCTGCCCCGCAGACAAGGAGATCGAGTTTGCCTATTTGGATGTTGCAAAAAGAATCAAATGAACACATTGAGCACCTATTAAGAGCGATAATAAATGGTGTGAAGTAGTAGATAATGTTTTGTGAAAACCAAATTATTCTATTAACATATAATCAAACGTTTATTTCAACAAATCTTTGTAAACCATTTCTAATCATAATCTATTAATGTATGTTTGTAGGCATGTTGTGTGATTTCTGGTTTTTCAATGATCGCATGATAACTGTCATActtttttttgcgtttttatTCAATGAGCATTATTGAATGGTGTTTAATCAAATGGGTTCACTATGTAGTAAGAGTATCAGTACTTGTTTGGGTTACGTATTGACACTGAATGAATCCATGAGattttggcaaaaaataaagtaaaggcATCTTTGCTTTACGCTGTTGGAAGTTTGTCAGTAAGAGTATGTTTTATTGGGATTTAGCCATTAGTTGCAATCAGTCAAGAGTCAGACCAAATGTATACACTtagtattttggtttttaaatttcactttttgatttttttggggAGGAACT
This is a stretch of genomic DNA from Gouania willdenowi chromosome 2, fGouWil2.1, whole genome shotgun sequence. It encodes these proteins:
- the LOC114474615 gene encoding chloride intracellular channel protein 4 isoform X2 translates to MSWCDIAIQKLGFPCIELFVKAGSDGESIGNCPFSQRLFMILWLKGVIFNVTTVDLKRKPADLQDLAPGTNPPFMTFNGEVKVDVNKIEEFLEEKLNPPRYPRLAPKHPEANTAGIDVFSKFSAFIKNPRRDATDALEKALLKSLRHIDDFLRTPLSEEIDADASGDLPESSRSFLDGPDLTLADCNLLPKLHIIKVVAKKYRGFEIPADMVGVWRYLNSAYQKVEFTSTCPADKEIEFAYLDVAKRIK